A genomic window from Vagococcus sp. CY52-2 includes:
- a CDS encoding NUDIX hydrolase, which produces MKDKFNEETLERKEVFKGSVIDVCVDTVELPNGKTSKRELVFHKGAVGILAITPMNRIVLVKQFRKAIEKSILEIPAGKIEAYEDNPLETAKRELEEETFYQCDSMVEVADFVTSPGFCNERMVLFQANGIKKADNPLPRDEDEFLDIVELSLEEVKEYIRLGTICDAKTLYAILLWEMQMK; this is translated from the coding sequence ATGAAAGATAAATTTAATGAAGAAACGCTCGAAAGAAAAGAGGTATTCAAAGGATCAGTGATTGATGTGTGTGTTGATACGGTTGAATTACCTAATGGGAAAACATCAAAACGTGAATTGGTTTTTCATAAAGGAGCAGTTGGTATTTTAGCCATTACACCGATGAATCGCATTGTGTTAGTCAAACAATTTCGTAAAGCAATAGAAAAAAGTATTTTAGAAATACCAGCAGGAAAAATTGAAGCATATGAAGATAACCCGTTAGAAACAGCTAAGCGTGAACTAGAGGAAGAAACCTTTTATCAATGTGATTCAATGGTTGAAGTGGCCGATTTTGTTACATCTCCAGGTTTTTGTAATGAAAGAATGGTCTTATTTCAAGCTAATGGTATCAAAAAAGCCGATAATCCTTTACCAAGAGATGAGGATGAATTTTTAGATATCGTGGAGTTATCTTTAGAGGAAGTGAAAGAGTACATTCGTCTTGGTACAATTTGTGATGCTAAGACATTATATGCTATTCTATTATGGGAAATGCAAATGAAATAA